A genomic segment from Bartonella ancashensis encodes:
- a CDS encoding F0F1 ATP synthase subunit B — protein sequence MFVSTACARAVEASMGYAEKTQQHADRVFPPFDLSYFCSHFFWLVLSFGLFYIFISRVIVPRIGGIIETRQGRIASDLDQAMRMKQEADSIVEMYEKKLTEARLQAHLVTQKMSNEIKEKSELERKEIRENLERSLVDAENRIAEMRDEAVQHIDSIAGEIVPEIVKKLMDADVSRGSVNSAIKAVAH from the coding sequence ATGTTTGTTTCCACTGCCTGTGCACGAGCTGTTGAAGCGTCAATGGGATATGCTGAAAAGACGCAGCAGCACGCAGATCGTGTATTTCCTCCTTTTGATTTGTCGTATTTTTGTTCGCACTTTTTTTGGCTTGTTCTTTCTTTTGGGCTTTTTTATATTTTTATCAGTCGTGTGATTGTACCGCGTATCGGTGGTATCATCGAGACGCGTCAGGGGCGGATTGCGTCTGATCTAGATCAAGCGATGCGTATGAAGCAAGAAGCAGATTCTATTGTCGAGATGTATGAGAAAAAGTTGACGGAAGCCCGTCTACAAGCGCATCTCGTTACTCAAAAAATGAGTAATGAGATTAAAGAGAAATCTGAGCTTGAACGAAAAGAAATTAGAGAAAATTTGGAGAGAAGTTTGGTGGATGCTGAAAATAGAATAGCAGAGATGCGGGATGAGGCTGTACAGCATATTGATTCAATTGCGGGAGAGATTGTTCCTGAAATTGTTAAAAAGTTGATGGATGCTGATGTCAGTAGGGGATCTGTTAATTCGGCTATTAAAGCTGTAGCTCATTAA
- a CDS encoding F0F1 ATP synthase subunit B — MTDTFWALVGLILFVMLLIYFRVPTMVIRSLDDRAKRIKEELDEALRLREEAQELLAEYQRRCAEAEKDAQGILAAAKREAEFVVSEARIKTDEYIKNCTKLVEQKISQAENDAIREISSSAVDLAISAAQMLISHESSSKKEDGFFGEAVATIKKNLH, encoded by the coding sequence ATGACGGATACATTTTGGGCGTTGGTTGGATTAATTCTTTTTGTGATGCTTCTTATCTATTTTAGAGTTCCTACTATGGTTATACGTAGTTTGGATGATCGAGCAAAGCGTATAAAGGAAGAGCTCGATGAAGCTCTTCGTCTTCGTGAAGAGGCGCAAGAACTACTTGCCGAATATCAACGTAGATGTGCCGAAGCAGAGAAGGATGCGCAGGGGATTCTTGCTGCAGCTAAACGTGAAGCTGAATTTGTTGTTTCTGAGGCGCGGATAAAAACAGACGAATACATAAAAAATTGCACTAAGTTAGTAGAGCAAAAAATTTCTCAAGCAGAAAATGATGCGATTAGGGAGATTTCTTCGTCTGCTGTTGATTTAGCAATTTCTGCTGCCCAGATGCTTATCAGTCATGAATCTTCTTCTAAGAAAGAAGACGGCTTTTTTGGAGAAGCAGTAGCCACAATCAAGAAGAACTTACACTAG
- a CDS encoding F0F1 ATP synthase subunit A, whose protein sequence is MTSHAPNPVHQFEISRLISISVGNVDFSFTNVSFFIILTVVVSSVFLFVSSSSGRLIPTRVQSISEMAYEFVASTLRESVGVQGMQFFPLVFSLFIFILVANFIGLFPYFYTITSQIMITFALAMLVILTVIAYGFYKHGLGFLRLFVPRGVPVAILPLVTMIEVISFFSRPISLSLRLFANMLAGHITLKVFSGFVVSMVGMGIVGVGGSILPLTMTVAITALEFLVAFLQAYVFTVLTCMYLHDAVHPGH, encoded by the coding sequence GTGACATCGCATGCTCCGAATCCCGTTCATCAGTTCGAAATTTCGCGGCTGATTAGTATTTCCGTAGGTAATGTGGATTTTTCTTTTACTAATGTGTCTTTTTTTATAATTCTAACGGTTGTCGTATCTTCGGTGTTTCTCTTTGTTTCATCGTCAAGTGGTCGGTTGATTCCAACACGAGTGCAATCTATATCTGAAATGGCGTATGAGTTTGTAGCATCCACTTTGCGCGAATCGGTTGGTGTGCAAGGGATGCAGTTTTTTCCTTTAGTTTTTTCCCTATTTATTTTTATTTTAGTGGCTAATTTTATTGGTCTTTTCCCTTATTTTTACACAATTACGTCTCAGATTATGATTACCTTTGCATTGGCTATGCTGGTAATTTTAACTGTGATTGCTTATGGTTTTTACAAGCATGGGCTTGGTTTTTTGAGATTATTTGTACCCAGAGGGGTTCCTGTCGCTATTTTGCCTTTGGTTACGATGATAGAAGTTATCTCTTTTTTTTCTCGTCCTATTAGCCTTTCACTTCGTCTTTTTGCGAATATGCTTGCAGGTCACATTACACTCAAAGTATTCTCTGGTTTTGTTGTTTCGATGGTTGGGATGGGAATTGTAGGTGTTGGTGGTTCGATTCTTCCACTTACCATGACTGTGGCGATTACTGCTCTTGAGTTTTTGGTGGCGTTTCTTCAAGCTTACGTCTTCACGGTTTTGACCTGTATGTATTTGCATGATGCAGTTCATCCAGGACATTGA
- a CDS encoding AtpZ/AtpI family protein produces MVRDGEFVMLEERLKKREREVSSLFGDLDCRSKDLESALMRKRVSGKQGGEDGDKEGKNRVAYAVKLSSEFLASVIVGVVLGLGFDGLVGFPPWGLVFFLFLGFVAGIFNILKAEGYITPNR; encoded by the coding sequence GTGGTACGGGACGGTGAGTTCGTCATGTTAGAGGAGAGGCTCAAGAAACGGGAAAGAGAAGTGTCTTCTCTTTTTGGGGATTTAGATTGCCGCAGTAAAGACTTAGAGTCGGCTTTGATGCGTAAGCGGGTGTCTGGGAAGCAGGGGGGTGAAGACGGCGATAAAGAAGGAAAAAATAGAGTGGCATATGCCGTTAAGTTATCTAGTGAGTTTTTGGCAAGCGTTATTGTTGGTGTTGTTCTAGGATTGGGGTTTGATGGATTGGTCGGTTTTCCCCCATGGGGCTTGGTGTTTTTTCTTTTCCTTGGGTTTGTAGCCGGTATATTTAATATTTTAAAGGCTGAGGGTTATATTACTCCTAATCGATAA
- a CDS encoding polyprenyl synthetase family protein produces MMHNQQNLVHPFTTLWGRNTLNTLTKQHEEKDTQISLHPLIQLTKNDMGCLNELIMSTVKSDVEIIPEICNYLISSGGKRLRPMITIASARMFEYPGREHIKLATAVEFMHTATLLHDDVVDESDLRRGESTVRILWGNQESVLVGDFLLGQAFKMIVSVGSMEALTVLSNAAAIIAEGEVMQLATAKNINNDIENYLKIINAKTAALFSAAAEVGPIIAGYGNEERSALRQYGTSLGLAFQLIDDVLDYGGQAQHLGKNIGDDFREGKVTMPVILSYERGNVVEKKFLEQTFQNGHHSDEALMHTQHLMEKYNSLIDTVEYARTYGKQAIDALSSVKEGDFKKALIEIIDFCITRVN; encoded by the coding sequence ATGATGCACAATCAACAAAATCTAGTTCATCCATTTACTACACTCTGGGGAAGAAATACTTTGAACACCCTAACAAAACAACATGAAGAAAAAGATACTCAAATTTCTCTCCATCCCCTCATTCAACTTACAAAAAACGATATGGGATGTTTAAACGAATTAATTATGTCCACAGTCAAATCAGACGTTGAGATTATTCCCGAAATTTGCAACTACCTCATTTCATCAGGAGGGAAACGATTGCGCCCGATGATTACGATAGCTTCTGCTCGTATGTTCGAATATCCAGGACGCGAACACATAAAGCTTGCAACAGCCGTTGAATTTATGCATACGGCAACTTTATTGCATGATGATGTCGTTGATGAAAGTGATTTAAGGCGTGGAGAATCTACTGTACGTATCCTTTGGGGAAATCAAGAAAGTGTGCTTGTCGGTGATTTTTTGTTAGGGCAGGCATTTAAAATGATCGTTAGTGTAGGTTCAATGGAGGCACTCACTGTTTTATCAAACGCTGCAGCAATTATTGCTGAAGGGGAAGTTATGCAGCTTGCTACCGCTAAAAATATAAATAATGACATTGAGAATTATCTAAAAATTATCAATGCAAAGACAGCTGCACTTTTTTCAGCAGCAGCTGAAGTTGGCCCTATCATTGCTGGCTATGGAAACGAAGAACGCTCTGCATTACGCCAATATGGAACATCACTGGGACTAGCTTTTCAACTGATAGACGACGTACTAGATTATGGTGGTCAGGCTCAACATTTGGGGAAAAATATTGGTGATGATTTTCGAGAAGGTAAAGTTACTATGCCTGTCATCCTCTCATATGAAAGGGGAAATGTTGTAGAAAAAAAATTTTTGGAACAAACTTTTCAAAATGGTCATCATAGTGATGAAGCTTTAATGCACACACAGCATTTAATGGAAAAGTATAACAGTTTGATTGATACTGTAGAATATGCACGTACCTATGGAAAACAAGCCATTGATGCTCTTTCTTCTGTAAAAGAAGGAGATTTCAAAAAAGCCCTGATTGAAATCATTGATTTCTGTATCACACGTGTAAACTAA
- a CDS encoding tetratricopeptide repeat protein produces the protein MRHAKALFLFASLMIGAMLVLSKTHNEIDVITDTHSFSASYLLGRIARHENKNDLAIRYFQKALTYKPDNTEVQREVFETALSVGAFKDALEQAKNLKKKEESNPLISLILSVDHFTKKNYKAAQLLLQEKIPPHLNNPAFDMISAWITFGSGNKTQAIADLEKLLDPTQDNFFIYYHLALMNNLAKHDQEAKKYFIQALNDQQSAISVPDTYEHLVIAYAHFLLRHKMHDQAIKVIQTGKKLLPDRVELIYLLQQIENKSRVNNLIKTPQQGAAEVLYNFGTALNQQESKYIARFFQQLSLALYPDNGATMFQLANVSIKFNDITQAIKLYNSLSPHSPYYKISQLQLALIFANDSNSDKAINLLIELKKKFPHDHDIVTILAILYIQQDNFSEAVQVISHAISQIKNLQQNDWKLFYQRAIASERLQQWTQVEDDLRQALQLFPNQPQVLNYLGYSLVEQNKKLNEALNMLKKASQLQPHDGYILDSLGWAYYKLKQYDKAVQLLERAVKLEPQDPTLNDHLGDAYWQVGSKRKAIFQWKHAIHGESKDIEKIKEKLKFGLQNTTTLDHMHTTL, from the coding sequence ATGCGCCATGCAAAAGCACTCTTCCTTTTTGCTTCTCTTATGATTGGAGCTATGTTGGTACTGTCAAAAACCCATAATGAAATTGATGTTATTACCGATACACATTCATTTTCAGCTTCCTATCTGCTAGGGCGAATTGCACGCCATGAAAATAAAAACGATCTTGCTATACGCTATTTTCAGAAAGCACTCACCTACAAACCTGATAATACAGAAGTACAAAGGGAAGTCTTCGAAACTGCATTATCTGTAGGTGCGTTTAAAGATGCTCTCGAACAAGCTAAAAACCTGAAGAAAAAAGAAGAAAGCAATCCTCTTATTTCTTTAATATTATCAGTTGATCATTTTACAAAAAAAAATTACAAAGCCGCTCAACTTCTTTTGCAAGAAAAAATACCCCCTCATCTTAATAATCCTGCATTTGATATGATAAGCGCTTGGATTACATTCGGATCTGGAAACAAAACTCAGGCAATAGCTGATCTTGAAAAGCTTTTGGACCCCACTCAAGATAATTTCTTTATATATTATCACCTAGCCCTTATGAATAACTTAGCAAAACACGATCAAGAGGCAAAAAAATACTTTATACAAGCACTCAATGATCAACAAAGCGCTATCTCTGTCCCTGATACCTACGAACATTTAGTCATAGCTTATGCACATTTTTTACTACGCCATAAAATGCACGATCAAGCGATCAAAGTAATTCAAACCGGTAAAAAATTATTACCAGATCGAGTAGAACTCATATATCTTTTACAACAAATTGAAAATAAATCTCGTGTAAACAATCTTATCAAAACACCTCAACAGGGAGCTGCCGAAGTTTTATACAATTTTGGAACGGCCCTCAATCAACAAGAATCAAAATATATTGCACGTTTTTTTCAACAATTATCCTTGGCCTTATATCCTGATAATGGGGCCACCATGTTCCAATTGGCGAATGTCTCTATAAAATTTAATGATATCACTCAAGCTATTAAATTATATAACTCCCTATCACCCCACTCCCCTTATTACAAGATTAGCCAACTCCAACTAGCATTAATTTTTGCCAATGATAGCAACTCCGATAAAGCTATTAACCTTCTAATAGAATTGAAGAAAAAATTTCCACACGATCATGATATTGTCACGATACTTGCTATCCTTTACATACAGCAAGATAATTTTTCTGAAGCTGTTCAAGTCATCAGTCATGCTATTTCCCAGATAAAAAACCTTCAACAAAACGATTGGAAACTTTTCTATCAACGAGCCATCGCATCTGAACGTTTACAACAATGGACGCAAGTAGAAGATGATCTGCGCCAAGCGCTCCAGTTATTCCCAAATCAACCACAAGTTCTCAATTATCTCGGTTATTCCCTTGTTGAACAAAATAAAAAACTCAACGAAGCACTCAACATGCTTAAAAAAGCTTCTCAATTACAACCACATGACGGCTATATCCTAGACTCTTTAGGATGGGCTTATTACAAACTTAAACAATATGACAAAGCCGTCCAATTATTAGAACGTGCGGTTAAATTGGAACCTCAAGATCCAACATTAAACGATCATTTGGGAGATGCATATTGGCAAGTTGGTTCTAAACGCAAAGCAATATTTCAATGGAAGCATGCTATTCATGGGGAATCAAAAGATATAGAAAAAATAAAAGAAAAATTGAAATTTGGTCTTCAAAATACAACAACACTTGACCATATGCATACGACATTATAG
- a CDS encoding F0F1 ATP synthase subunit C → MELALAAKYIGAGLACFGMAGTALGLGNIFGSYLSGALRNPSAADSQFGRLVFGFAVTEALGIFSLLIALLLLFAV, encoded by the coding sequence ATGGAATTAGCACTTGCAGCAAAGTATATTGGCGCTGGTCTCGCTTGCTTTGGTATGGCTGGGACAGCTTTGGGTCTTGGCAATATTTTTGGTAGTTACCTTTCTGGTGCGCTACGCAATCCATCAGCAGCAGACAGTCAGTTTGGTCGTTTGGTTTTTGGTTTTGCGGTAACAGAGGCGTTGGGTATTTTTTCTTTGCTCATAGCGTTATTGCTCCTGTTTGCGGTTTAG
- a CDS encoding S49 family peptidase, with the protein MVKCVKCLIPRRFCSRGFDIPVVRLCGAIMDSTTAVARTLSLGRCAKLLDRAFANRKAPAVALIVNSPGGSPVQSRLIFKRIRDLANEKNKQVLVFVEDIAASGGYMIACAGDEIYADPSSIIGSIGVVSASFGFPEFLKKIGIERRVYTAGKSKVLLDPFQEEKKVGVEHLKSLQLEVHQTFIDLVKERRASKLSDDPDIFTGSFWTGKKGIELGLVDALGDIRSVIKERFGPRTGLRVISPPKSFFSSKVPSGVSSDFFYTAVDSAYMAAEERALWQRYGL; encoded by the coding sequence TTGGTTAAATGCGTAAAGTGTCTTATTCCACGTCGGTTTTGTTCTCGCGGATTTGATATCCCCGTCGTTCGTCTTTGTGGTGCAATTATGGATTCAACTACAGCTGTAGCTCGTACTCTTTCACTAGGGAGGTGTGCAAAGCTCTTAGATAGGGCTTTTGCTAACAGGAAAGCGCCAGCCGTTGCTTTGATTGTTAATTCCCCTGGTGGTTCGCCTGTGCAGTCGCGTCTTATTTTCAAACGTATTCGCGATCTGGCGAATGAGAAAAATAAACAGGTTCTTGTATTTGTTGAGGACATTGCAGCATCAGGAGGTTATATGATTGCCTGTGCTGGGGATGAAATTTATGCAGATCCATCTTCTATTATTGGTTCTATCGGTGTAGTTTCAGCTTCTTTTGGCTTTCCGGAATTTTTAAAGAAAATTGGCATAGAGCGCCGTGTTTATACAGCGGGAAAAAGTAAAGTTTTATTAGATCCATTTCAAGAAGAAAAAAAGGTAGGTGTTGAACATTTGAAGTCTTTACAACTTGAAGTGCATCAAACTTTTATTGATTTAGTTAAAGAACGTCGTGCATCAAAATTATCAGATGATCCGGATATTTTTACAGGGAGCTTTTGGACAGGAAAAAAAGGTATTGAGCTTGGTTTGGTTGATGCATTAGGTGATATACGTTCTGTCATTAAAGAGCGGTTTGGTCCTCGTACAGGACTTCGAGTTATTTCTCCTCCAAAGAGTTTTTTTAGTTCTAAAGTACCTTCCGGAGTTTCTTCTGATTTTTTTTATACAGCAGTCGATAGTGCGTATATGGCAGCGGAAGAACGGGCACTTTGGCAGCGTTACGGCTTGTAA
- a CDS encoding tRNA1(Val) (adenine(37)-N6)-methyltransferase, whose translation MDREMNDRDETIDQFHRGKFYLVQPRLSGHRSGMDAMLLASLVPSFFEGKVVDLGAGVGAAGLAVAARCLQAHVTLVERSAFMLSYAQKTLSLKQNEKLIHRVCLLDADVTLRGKARLKAGLINDTFDFAIMNPPFNNPVDRKTPDKQKSEAHVMPEAMFDHWLRSAAAIVKPGGYLGLIARPYSLIDILNAAKGRFGDVHIIPIQPRTETAAIRILFYAKRGSKGTLSVLPALIMHEDNSHNFSQRVDAINNGLRSLWEIFE comes from the coding sequence ATGGACAGAGAAATGAATGACCGAGATGAAACGATAGATCAATTTCATCGTGGAAAGTTTTACTTAGTTCAACCACGTCTATCTGGTCACCGTTCTGGTATGGATGCCATGTTGTTGGCAAGTTTGGTTCCTAGTTTTTTTGAAGGAAAGGTTGTTGATTTAGGTGCTGGAGTTGGTGCTGCAGGATTAGCAGTTGCAGCGCGGTGTTTACAGGCTCATGTGACGTTGGTTGAGCGGTCTGCTTTTATGTTATCTTACGCTCAAAAAACACTTTCACTTAAACAAAATGAAAAATTGATTCATCGAGTTTGTTTATTAGATGCGGATGTTACTTTAAGGGGGAAAGCACGTTTAAAAGCAGGATTAATAAATGATACTTTTGATTTTGCAATTATGAATCCACCTTTTAACAATCCTGTGGACCGCAAAACACCAGATAAGCAAAAATCTGAAGCACATGTTATGCCTGAGGCTATGTTTGATCATTGGTTGCGGAGTGCTGCTGCGATTGTGAAACCCGGTGGATATCTGGGGTTAATTGCACGTCCATATTCACTCATCGACATATTAAATGCTGCAAAAGGGCGTTTTGGTGATGTACACATAATTCCAATCCAACCTCGTACAGAGACTGCCGCAATTCGTATATTATTTTATGCTAAAAGGGGAAGTAAGGGCACTTTGTCTGTGTTACCAGCGTTGATTATGCATGAGGATAATAGCCACAATTTTTCGCAGCGAGTCGATGCAATTAACAATGGACTTAGAAGTCTATGGGAAATTTTTGAATAA
- a CDS encoding glycine--tRNA ligase subunit alpha, with product MNFPEHLNPVRSFQGLIIALQNYWANYGCAILQPYDMEVGAGTFHPATTLRSLGPRPWKAAYIQPSRRPTDGRYGKNPNRLQHYYQFQVILKPSPLNLQELYIKSLQAINLDTTLHDIRFVEDDWESPTLGAWGLGWECWCDGMEISQFTYFQQVCGIECVPVSGEITYGLERLAMHVQGVDNVYDLNFNGLDGKDRISYGDIFLQAEEEYSRYNFEFANTAILHQHFIDAENECLALLEAGMPSKEVEFHQCVLPAYDQCIKASHIFNLLQARSVISVTERQSYILRIRDLARRCGEAFLLTEAGTTHAKEKI from the coding sequence GTGAATTTTCCTGAACACCTTAATCCTGTGCGTTCCTTTCAGGGGCTTATTATTGCCTTACAAAACTACTGGGCTAATTATGGGTGTGCAATTTTACAACCCTATGATATGGAGGTAGGTGCTGGCACTTTCCACCCAGCTACAACGCTACGTTCATTGGGGCCACGCCCATGGAAGGCGGCTTATATCCAACCTTCTCGACGTCCAACAGACGGGCGATATGGTAAAAATCCAAATCGTTTACAGCATTATTACCAATTTCAAGTCATTCTTAAACCTTCCCCTCTCAATTTACAGGAACTTTACATTAAATCACTACAAGCCATTAATCTTGATACAACGCTTCATGATATCCGCTTTGTTGAAGATGATTGGGAAAGTCCAACACTTGGTGCGTGGGGACTTGGATGGGAATGCTGGTGTGATGGTATGGAAATCTCGCAGTTTACTTATTTTCAACAAGTTTGTGGGATCGAATGTGTACCAGTTTCAGGAGAAATTACGTATGGACTTGAACGATTAGCTATGCACGTCCAAGGTGTTGATAATGTTTATGATCTTAATTTCAATGGCTTAGATGGAAAAGATCGCATTAGTTACGGTGATATTTTTCTGCAAGCAGAAGAAGAATATTCACGTTATAATTTTGAATTTGCAAATACTGCAATCCTACATCAACACTTTATCGATGCAGAAAATGAATGTCTTGCACTCCTTGAAGCGGGGATGCCCAGTAAAGAAGTTGAGTTTCATCAATGCGTTTTGCCGGCTTATGATCAATGTATAAAAGCAAGCCATATTTTTAACCTGTTACAGGCACGTAGTGTTATCTCTGTAACTGAAAGGCAAAGCTATATTCTCCGTATCCGTGATCTTGCGCGCCGCTGCGGTGAAGCCTTTTTGTTAACTGAAGCTGGTACAACACATGCTAAGGAAAAGATCTGA
- the glyS gene encoding glycine--tRNA ligase subunit beta, whose product MSDLLFELFSEEIPARMQRKAAADLKKNVTTQLVNSGLTYKAACEYWTPRRLTLDIRGLSTKSKDIREERRGPSVESPQNVIDGFLRATGLNDITEANIKHDSKKGNFYVAKIIKRGRTAEEIIADILPDIIRNFSWPKSMRWGENSAKCSALKWIRPLQNILCVFGPQIGETHIIPFTVGSLKSNNLTYGHRFLSDGKPIQVRRFDDYISQLETHKVILDAERRKSIILTDAQNLCFANGLELVEDHALVEEVAGLVEWPVVLMGNFDKIFLNIPPEIIRLTIRANQKCFVTRKQNEKDKLSNHFVLVSNIIAKDESKEIIKGNSKVVHARLSDALYFWNTDQQDLPDVKNLRPSAEKFDLDLNKPLDQRAARLDHLHVTFHARLGTQGERVKRISSLAQKIAYSVQADPLLTKRAAILAKADLQTEVVAEFPELQGFVGRTYAILQGEDLRVAEAIEDHYKPQGPKDRIPHEPVAIAVALADKIDILVGFWLINEKPTSSKDPYALRRAALGIIKIILSKRPVIKLVPLFHQAINLFLQQRSEQSVSQERNMQTYNMLSEKEEHLILELLSFLHERLRIHLKDEGIRHDIIEAVLTKDTDDFSSIIHRIEVIITFTNTDNGNTFLAAMKRIANILENESFKEVSIDRINPELLVEEEEKQLYQTVLTVEKKFQNLSGTAADHTLKLDALVPLTKPINTFFEKILINDKNALTRLNRLSLLEHIRTLTRDIADFSKIIT is encoded by the coding sequence ATGTCTGATTTGCTTTTTGAACTTTTCAGCGAAGAAATTCCTGCTCGTATGCAGCGCAAGGCAGCTGCTGATCTCAAAAAAAATGTTACAACCCAACTTGTAAATTCAGGTTTAACCTATAAAGCTGCTTGTGAATATTGGACGCCTCGTCGATTAACACTCGATATACGAGGCCTTTCAACAAAATCGAAAGATATCCGTGAAGAGCGAAGAGGTCCAAGTGTAGAATCACCACAAAACGTAATTGATGGTTTTTTGCGTGCCACAGGCCTTAACGATATCACTGAAGCTAATATCAAACATGATAGCAAAAAAGGTAATTTTTATGTTGCAAAAATTATCAAAAGAGGTCGTACGGCAGAAGAGATTATAGCCGATATTCTTCCCGATATTATTCGCAATTTTTCATGGCCAAAGTCAATGCGTTGGGGTGAAAATTCAGCCAAATGTAGTGCATTGAAGTGGATTCGACCTTTGCAAAATATCCTCTGTGTTTTCGGACCGCAAATCGGTGAAACACATATCATCCCATTTACAGTTGGTTCCCTGAAAAGTAACAATCTAACCTATGGTCACCGTTTCCTAAGTGATGGGAAACCTATCCAAGTGAGGCGCTTTGATGATTATATTTCTCAGCTGGAAACACATAAAGTTATTCTTGATGCAGAAAGACGAAAAAGTATCATTTTGACAGATGCCCAAAATCTCTGCTTTGCTAATGGTCTAGAGTTAGTCGAAGACCATGCCCTTGTAGAAGAAGTTGCAGGACTCGTTGAATGGCCTGTTGTCCTCATGGGTAATTTTGATAAAATTTTTCTTAATATTCCTCCAGAAATTATCCGTTTAACTATTAGAGCAAATCAAAAGTGCTTTGTAACGAGAAAACAAAATGAAAAGGACAAACTCTCTAACCATTTTGTGTTAGTCTCTAATATTATTGCAAAAGATGAAAGTAAGGAAATTATAAAAGGTAACAGTAAAGTTGTGCATGCCCGTCTTTCTGACGCATTGTATTTTTGGAATACTGATCAACAAGATTTACCTGATGTTAAAAATTTAAGACCTTCTGCTGAAAAATTTGATCTCGATCTAAATAAGCCCCTTGACCAACGTGCCGCACGACTTGATCATTTACATGTTACTTTTCATGCTCGATTAGGAACACAAGGTGAAAGGGTAAAGAGAATCTCTTCTTTAGCACAAAAAATTGCATATTCGGTGCAAGCAGATCCTTTACTAACTAAGCGTGCAGCAATACTTGCTAAAGCTGATTTACAAACAGAAGTTGTTGCTGAATTTCCAGAATTACAAGGTTTTGTAGGACGAACATATGCTATTCTGCAAGGAGAAGATCTTCGTGTAGCTGAAGCGATCGAAGACCATTATAAACCTCAAGGACCTAAAGATCGTATTCCCCATGAACCTGTAGCCATTGCCGTTGCCTTAGCTGATAAGATTGACATATTGGTAGGATTTTGGCTCATCAATGAAAAACCAACAAGCTCTAAAGATCCCTACGCACTAAGACGAGCAGCGTTAGGGATTATTAAAATAATTCTTTCAAAACGTCCGGTTATCAAGCTTGTTCCACTTTTTCACCAAGCAATAAATCTTTTTTTACAACAAAGGAGTGAACAGAGTGTCTCCCAAGAAAGGAATATGCAAACATATAATATGCTTTCAGAAAAAGAAGAGCATCTTATATTGGAGCTATTATCTTTTTTGCATGAACGTTTAAGAATTCACCTTAAAGATGAAGGTATTCGCCACGACATTATCGAAGCTGTTTTAACAAAAGATACTGATGATTTTTCATCGATTATACACCGCATTGAAGTAATTATAACTTTCACAAATACGGATAATGGGAATACTTTTCTGGCTGCTATGAAACGCATTGCAAATATCTTAGAAAATGAATCCTTTAAAGAAGTGTCCATAGATAGGATAAATCCCGAGCTTTTAGTTGAGGAAGAAGAAAAGCAATTATATCAAACCGTCCTTACGGTAGAGAAAAAATTTCAAAATCTCAGTGGCACAGCGGCGGATCACACGCTCAAACTTGATGCTTTAGTACCCTTAACTAAACCTATCAACACATTCTTTGAAAAAATTCTGATCAATGATAAAAACGCTCTCACTCGCCTGAACCGTCTTTCTCTCCTTGAACACATTCGCACTCTCACACGAGATATAGCGGATTTTTCAAAAATTATCACTTAG